A region of Rhizobium grahamii DNA encodes the following proteins:
- a CDS encoding cobyrinate a,c-diamide synthase, protein MSGLLIAAPSSGSGKTTVTLGLLRALRKRGVAIAPGKAGPDYIDPAFHAAASGVACLNFDPWAMRPELIAANATLHRSGDRLLVIEAMMGLFDGAADGRGTAADLAAMLGLSVVLVVDASHMSQSVAALVAGFAGFRADVRVAGVILNKVGGERHEMMLRRALEAIRMPIIAVVRRDNEVALPERHLGLVQAGEHQALENFIEHAADAVSEACNFEFLLRVARQGLNKPSTANIARLPPLGSRIAVARDIAFAFSYEHMLLGWRRRGAEITFFSPLADEAPERTADAIYLPGGYPELHAGRIAAASTFRAGVLRAAESGVRIYGECGGYMVLGEGLIDAGGERHEMLGLLPLVTTYQDRKRHLGYRRVSPLNGSFFEQPMTAHEFHYSAVAAEGEAERLFQVRDALDNDLGSAGLQRGQVAGSYMHLIDLASEAA, encoded by the coding sequence ATGAGTGGTCTATTGATTGCGGCTCCGTCCTCCGGGTCGGGAAAGACGACTGTTACGCTCGGCCTGTTGCGTGCCTTGCGAAAACGCGGCGTAGCGATTGCTCCGGGAAAAGCGGGGCCTGACTATATCGATCCGGCTTTTCACGCGGCCGCCAGTGGCGTCGCCTGTCTGAACTTCGATCCGTGGGCCATGCGACCGGAGCTGATTGCGGCGAATGCGACGCTGCATCGCTCGGGCGACAGGCTGCTCGTCATCGAGGCGATGATGGGATTGTTCGACGGCGCGGCGGACGGTCGGGGGACCGCTGCCGATCTTGCGGCTATGCTCGGCCTTTCCGTGGTTCTCGTGGTCGACGCATCGCATATGTCGCAATCCGTTGCGGCGCTGGTCGCGGGGTTCGCCGGATTCAGGGCGGATGTGAGAGTGGCAGGCGTCATTCTCAACAAGGTCGGCGGCGAGCGGCATGAAATGATGCTCCGCCGCGCGCTCGAAGCGATCCGCATGCCGATCATTGCCGTCGTTCGTCGCGACAATGAGGTTGCCCTGCCGGAACGCCACCTTGGCCTCGTGCAGGCGGGCGAGCATCAGGCGCTCGAGAACTTCATCGAGCATGCTGCCGACGCTGTATCGGAGGCTTGCAATTTCGAGTTTCTGCTCCGCGTGGCACGGCAGGGGCTCAACAAGCCCTCGACGGCAAACATTGCGCGCCTGCCGCCGCTCGGAAGCCGGATCGCCGTTGCCCGCGACATCGCTTTTGCATTCTCCTACGAGCACATGCTTCTCGGCTGGCGTCGGAGAGGGGCGGAGATTACGTTCTTTTCACCGCTCGCCGACGAAGCGCCAGAACGAACCGCCGACGCCATCTATCTGCCGGGCGGCTATCCCGAACTGCATGCAGGCCGGATTGCCGCCGCTTCGACGTTTCGAGCAGGAGTGCTGCGGGCAGCCGAGAGCGGCGTGCGCATTTACGGCGAGTGCGGGGGGTACATGGTGCTTGGCGAGGGGCTGATCGATGCCGGCGGAGAGCGGCACGAGATGCTCGGCCTTCTGCCGTTGGTCACCACCTATCAGGATCGCAAGCGCCATCTCGGCTACCGCCGGGTTTCGCCGCTCAATGGCTCGTTCTTCGAACAGCCGATGACGGCGCACGAGTTTCACTATTCCGCCGTGGCGGCGGAAGGAGAGGCCGAACGGCTTTTCCAGGTGAGAGATGCCCTCGACAATGACCTTGGCAGCGCCGGACTTCAGCGCGGGCAGGTGGCCGGTTCCTACATGCACCTGATCGACCTTGCGAGCGAAGCGGCATGA
- a CDS encoding nucleoside hydrolase: protein MHKVIYDTDPGVDDAMALLFLHRHPEIDLIGITTVFGNASIETTTRNALFLKREWNIAAPVAKGASVTIDPSRKEGMWPTFVHGDNGLGNIDVPATIDLPLDPRPAYRFIIETVRANPGEVTLVAVGRMTNLALALKEDPEIAGLVKQVVIMGGNFYVPGNVTPVAEANIHGDPEAADIVMTAPWKVVVIGLDVTAITTMSRSFLGDIARSGDDAVKLLNDLSQFYIDFYKHAVEDGMMVHDSCASVYVVAPELFTSVTGAVRVVCGGIADGQTVVKPDGRRFPPGDWDGLPSQIVCTGIQSDKVLDLIRTTLLNA, encoded by the coding sequence ATGCATAAGGTCATCTATGATACGGATCCGGGCGTCGACGATGCGATGGCGCTGCTGTTTCTGCATCGTCATCCCGAAATCGACTTGATCGGAATCACGACTGTTTTCGGCAATGCGTCGATCGAGACGACCACGCGCAATGCGCTGTTCCTCAAGCGTGAATGGAATATTGCGGCGCCCGTTGCGAAGGGTGCAAGCGTCACCATCGATCCTTCCCGCAAGGAAGGCATGTGGCCGACCTTCGTGCATGGCGATAACGGCCTCGGCAATATCGACGTGCCGGCGACGATCGATCTGCCGCTCGATCCGCGTCCTGCCTACCGCTTCATCATCGAAACTGTCCGCGCCAATCCGGGCGAGGTGACCCTTGTCGCGGTCGGTCGCATGACCAATCTCGCGCTCGCGCTAAAGGAAGACCCCGAGATTGCCGGCCTCGTCAAGCAGGTCGTCATCATGGGTGGCAATTTCTATGTGCCGGGCAACGTCACCCCCGTTGCTGAAGCCAACATCCATGGCGACCCCGAGGCTGCCGACATCGTCATGACCGCCCCGTGGAAGGTCGTCGTCATCGGTCTCGATGTGACCGCGATCACCACAATGAGCCGTAGCTTCCTCGGCGACATTGCCCGCAGCGGCGACGATGCCGTGAAGCTGCTCAACGATCTTTCGCAGTTCTACATCGATTTCTACAAGCATGCCGTGGAAGACGGCATGATGGTGCATGACAGTTGTGCCAGCGTCTACGTTGTGGCGCCGGAACTGTTCACGTCGGTCACCGGCGCGGTACGTGTCGTTTGCGGCGGTATCGCCGACGGGCAGACGGTTGTGAAGCCCGACGGACGGCGGTTCCCGCCAGGCGATTGGGATGGCTTGCCGAGCCAGATCGTCTGCACCGGAATCCAGTCCGACAAGGTGCTGGATCTCATCCGCACCACGCTCCTGAACGCCTGA
- the cobU gene encoding bifunctional adenosylcobinamide kinase/adenosylcobinamide-phosphate guanylyltransferase, which produces MSQILSGATLVLGGARSGKSRFAEQLVVSSELERHYVATGRAWDEEMRARIDKHKADRGDLWHTHEEPLDLVGCLRAIDGEGRAILVDCLTLWVTNLMMEERDMEAEFASLAAYLPTARARLVIVSNEVGLGIVPENRMARDFRDHAGRLHQMIAAEAADVYFIAAGLPLKMKG; this is translated from the coding sequence ATGAGCCAGATATTATCCGGCGCGACCCTCGTTTTGGGTGGCGCGCGGTCAGGAAAATCGCGTTTTGCGGAGCAGCTCGTCGTTTCGAGCGAGCTTGAGCGCCACTATGTGGCGACTGGTCGCGCCTGGGACGAGGAGATGCGCGCGCGGATCGACAAGCACAAGGCCGATCGTGGCGATCTCTGGCATACCCACGAGGAACCACTCGATCTGGTCGGCTGCCTGCGGGCGATCGATGGCGAGGGGCGGGCGATCCTTGTCGATTGCCTGACGCTTTGGGTCACCAATCTGATGATGGAGGAGCGTGACATGGAGGCCGAGTTTGCTTCGCTTGCCGCGTATCTGCCGACGGCGCGTGCGCGTCTCGTCATCGTTTCCAACGAGGTCGGTCTCGGTATCGTTCCTGAGAACCGCATGGCGCGGGATTTCCGGGATCACGCCGGTCGCTTGCATCAAATGATCGCGGCAGAGGCCGCGGACGTGTATTTTATCGCGGCAGGTCTGCCGCTGAAGATGAAGGGTTGA
- a CDS encoding glycine betaine ABC transporter substrate-binding protein, with protein sequence MRIVGASIALAVGLFAAAAAFAEECGNVSLAEMKWGSAGIAANIDKIILEAGYGCKVEIVPGDTMPTFTSMNETGKPDVASELWINAVRIEFDDAVRQGRLVQGAEILSEGAVEGWWIPKFIADANPDIRSVEDALKRPDLFPGPDGTQGAVYNCPPGWNCQISTANLFRALNADKSGFHLVDASSPQGLDDSIAAAFEKKVGWLGYYWAPTAILGKYDMTRLSFGVNHDKAAWDSCTSVPGCPRPEPNSYPVSRAFTVVSKSFAGRAGPAWDYLKKRAWDNSTINDVLAWQDDHHESNRASAVYFLHNYADIWTTWVPADVADKVKSSL encoded by the coding sequence ATGAGAATTGTTGGCGCGTCCATCGCGCTTGCTGTCGGATTGTTTGCTGCGGCAGCCGCGTTCGCCGAGGAGTGCGGCAATGTTTCCCTGGCGGAAATGAAGTGGGGATCCGCCGGGATCGCGGCGAATATCGACAAGATCATCCTGGAAGCCGGCTACGGCTGCAAGGTTGAGATCGTCCCGGGCGACACCATGCCCACCTTTACCTCGATGAACGAGACAGGGAAGCCGGATGTCGCTTCCGAACTGTGGATCAACGCCGTGCGCATCGAGTTCGATGACGCGGTGAGGCAGGGTCGCCTCGTTCAGGGAGCGGAAATCCTCTCCGAGGGCGCGGTCGAAGGTTGGTGGATCCCGAAGTTCATTGCAGACGCCAATCCCGACATTCGCAGCGTCGAGGATGCATTGAAACGTCCGGATCTGTTCCCGGGACCGGACGGCACGCAGGGCGCGGTCTACAACTGCCCGCCGGGCTGGAATTGCCAGATATCGACGGCCAATCTTTTCCGGGCGCTGAACGCCGACAAGAGCGGATTCCATCTCGTCGACGCGAGTTCGCCGCAGGGACTGGATGACTCCATTGCAGCCGCGTTCGAGAAGAAAGTCGGCTGGCTCGGATATTACTGGGCGCCGACGGCGATCCTTGGCAAATACGACATGACGCGTCTGAGTTTCGGCGTCAATCACGACAAGGCGGCGTGGGACAGTTGCACATCGGTCCCTGGCTGCCCCCGACCGGAGCCGAATTCCTATCCCGTTTCCCGCGCCTTCACGGTTGTTTCAAAGTCATTTGCAGGCCGGGCAGGCCCTGCCTGGGACTATCTGAAGAAGCGCGCCTGGGACAACAGCACGATCAATGATGTGCTTGCCTGGCAGGACGACCATCACGAAAGCAATCGCGCGTCGGCGGTCTACTTCCTGCACAATTATGCGGACATTTGGACGACCTGGGTGCCGGCTGACGTCGCTGACAAGGTCAAATCGTCTCTGTGA
- the cobW gene encoding cobalamin biosynthesis protein CobW, whose amino-acid sequence MNQQKIPATVITGFLGAGKTTMIRNLLSNTNGKKIALIINEFGDLGVDGDVLKGCGAENCTEDDIIELTNGCICCTVADDFIPTMTKLLEREQRPDHIVIETSGLALPQPLVAAFNWPDIRTQVTVDGVITVVDSAAVAAGRFADDHDAVEARRVEDESLDHESPIEELFEDQLTCADLIVLNKTDLLDTAGLGRVRDEVASRIARKPVMIEARNGEVPASVLLGLGVGTEDDVINRKSHHELEHEDGVPHDHDEFDSFVVELGAIVDPAAFVDALKGIIGEHDVLRLKGFVDVPGKPMRLQLQAVGSRIDHYFDRAWAPGEARGTRLVVIGLHEMDEAAVRKAIEALA is encoded by the coding sequence ATGAACCAGCAGAAAATCCCGGCGACCGTGATCACCGGCTTCCTCGGCGCCGGCAAGACGACGATGATCCGCAATCTGCTTTCCAACACCAACGGCAAGAAGATCGCGCTTATTATCAACGAGTTCGGCGATCTCGGCGTCGATGGCGACGTGCTGAAGGGCTGCGGCGCGGAGAATTGCACCGAGGATGATATCATCGAGCTGACCAACGGCTGCATCTGCTGCACGGTTGCCGACGATTTCATTCCGACGATGACCAAGCTCCTGGAGCGCGAGCAGCGCCCCGATCATATCGTCATCGAAACCTCAGGCCTCGCGCTGCCGCAGCCGCTCGTTGCCGCCTTCAACTGGCCTGATATCCGTACGCAGGTCACCGTCGATGGCGTCATCACCGTTGTCGATAGCGCGGCTGTCGCCGCCGGGCGCTTTGCTGACGATCACGATGCCGTCGAGGCTCGCCGCGTGGAAGACGAGTCGCTCGACCACGAGAGCCCGATCGAGGAGCTTTTCGAGGATCAGCTGACCTGCGCCGATCTGATCGTGCTCAACAAGACCGATCTTCTCGATACCGCCGGCCTTGGCCGCGTGCGCGATGAGGTTGCATCGCGTATCGCGCGTAAGCCCGTGATGATCGAGGCGCGTAATGGCGAGGTTCCGGCAAGCGTGCTGCTCGGGCTCGGCGTCGGAACCGAAGACGATGTGATCAACCGCAAGTCTCATCATGAACTCGAGCATGAGGATGGTGTTCCCCACGATCACGACGAGTTCGACAGCTTCGTGGTGGAACTCGGCGCTATTGTCGATCCGGCAGCCTTCGTGGATGCCCTGAAGGGCATCATAGGCGAACATGACGTGTTGCGGCTGAAGGGCTTCGTCGATGTCCCCGGCAAGCCGATGCGTCTGCAGTTGCAGGCAGTCGGCAGCCGTATCGACCACTATTTCGATCGCGCCTGGGCGCCCGGCGAAGCGCGCGGTACCCGTCTTGTCGTCATCGGCCTGCACGAGATGGACGAGGCAGCGGTGCGCAAGGCGATCGAAGCGCTGGCATAA
- a CDS encoding cobyric acid synthase: MTKAIMLQGTGSDVGKTMLVAGLCRLAANRGIAVRPFKPQNMSNNAAVSDDGGEIGRAQWLQAMAARIPSSVHMNPVLLKPQSENGSQIVVQGKVWGQAKGRDYQRLKPQLLGHVLESFATVSEGADLVIVEGAGSPSEINLRAGDIANMGFATRAGVPVVLVGDIDRGGVIASLVGTHGILPPDDRAMITGYIINKFRGDISLFDDGIDAVGRFTGWPCFGVVPWLKAASRLPAEDSVALERLVRGEAKALKIAVPVLSRIANFDDLDPLKAEPDVELQFVRAGERLPADAQLIVLPGSKSTIADLADLRAEGWDDDIAAHVRRGGRVIGICGGYQMLGRTVHDPHGIEGTSVETTGLGLLDVETVMQPEKTVRNSSAMSVEYGESLSGYQIHLGTTQGRDCSRPFAIVDGSPDGATSTDGRVTGTYLHGAFGSDAFRARLLASFGLSGERRNYRAGVEQALDDVAAELESRLDKEWLSRLLG, encoded by the coding sequence ATGACCAAGGCCATCATGCTGCAGGGGACCGGCTCGGACGTCGGCAAGACCATGCTCGTCGCTGGCCTCTGCCGTCTTGCCGCGAACCGCGGGATTGCCGTGCGCCCCTTCAAGCCGCAGAACATGTCGAACAACGCGGCTGTCTCCGACGACGGCGGCGAAATCGGCCGGGCTCAATGGCTGCAGGCCATGGCTGCGCGCATCCCGTCCTCGGTTCATATGAACCCCGTCCTGCTGAAGCCGCAGTCGGAAAACGGCAGCCAGATCGTTGTCCAGGGCAAGGTCTGGGGGCAAGCCAAGGGCCGGGATTACCAGAGGCTCAAGCCGCAATTGCTGGGACATGTCCTGGAAAGTTTCGCGACCGTCTCGGAGGGTGCCGACCTCGTGATCGTCGAAGGCGCGGGCTCGCCTTCGGAGATCAACCTGCGTGCCGGCGACATCGCAAACATGGGGTTCGCCACGCGGGCCGGCGTGCCTGTCGTTCTCGTGGGGGATATCGATCGCGGCGGCGTCATCGCGTCGCTGGTGGGGACGCATGGAATCCTGCCTCCCGACGACCGCGCCATGATCACTGGCTATATCATCAACAAGTTCCGTGGCGATATTTCGCTTTTCGATGATGGCATCGACGCGGTCGGGCGGTTCACCGGCTGGCCGTGCTTCGGCGTCGTCCCGTGGCTTAAGGCGGCGTCGCGGCTTCCGGCGGAAGACTCCGTTGCGCTGGAGCGGCTTGTTCGGGGCGAGGCCAAGGCGTTGAAGATCGCCGTGCCCGTGCTGTCGCGGATTGCCAATTTCGACGATCTGGACCCGTTGAAAGCAGAGCCCGATGTGGAACTGCAGTTCGTGCGTGCCGGGGAGCGGCTACCTGCCGATGCGCAGCTGATCGTGCTGCCCGGATCGAAGTCGACGATTGCTGATCTTGCCGATCTGCGCGCTGAAGGATGGGATGACGATATTGCCGCGCACGTCCGTCGCGGTGGACGCGTCATCGGGATCTGTGGCGGCTACCAGATGCTTGGCCGGACTGTCCACGACCCTCATGGGATCGAAGGAACGTCGGTTGAGACGACGGGACTAGGGCTGCTCGATGTCGAGACCGTCATGCAGCCGGAAAAGACCGTTCGCAACAGCTCCGCCATGTCAGTCGAATATGGCGAAAGCCTTTCCGGCTATCAGATCCATCTCGGCACGACGCAGGGCAGGGATTGCAGCCGGCCCTTTGCCATCGTGGATGGCAGCCCGGATGGCGCGACCTCGACCGATGGCCGGGTGACTGGCACTTATCTGCACGGCGCGTTTGGCAGCGACGCGTTCAGAGCGCGCCTGCTTGCGAGCTTCGGCCTGTCAGGGGAGCGGCGTAACTATCGGGCGGGTGTCGAACAGGCACTCGACGATGTGGCCGCCGAGCTTGAATCCCGCCTCGACAAGGAGTGGCTTTCGAGGCTGCTTGGCTAG
- the cobA gene encoding uroporphyrinogen-III C-methyltransferase: protein MIEAALSNLPTIEPGSVWLVGAGPGDPGLLTLLAVKALRDADVVVHDALVDENCLKLARADALLEYAGKRGGKPSAKQRDISLRLVELARMGKRVLRLKGGDPFVFGRGGEEALTLVEHNVPFRIVPGISAGIGGLAYAGIPVTHRDINHAVTFLTGHNSSGLVPDAINWDAIGKGSPVIVMYMAMKHIAEISANLIAAGRSPLEPVAFVCNAATESQQVLETTLGEAPAAVRASGLEPPAIVVVGEVVRLSGSLDWLGALAGRKLQPDPFRQSESKETA from the coding sequence ATGATCGAAGCTGCGCTTTCCAACCTTCCCACAATCGAACCCGGCAGCGTCTGGCTGGTTGGCGCCGGCCCCGGTGATCCCGGTTTGTTGACACTTCTGGCGGTAAAGGCGCTCCGCGATGCGGATGTCGTGGTGCACGATGCGCTGGTGGATGAAAACTGCCTGAAGCTCGCGCGTGCGGATGCACTGCTGGAATATGCCGGAAAACGCGGCGGCAAGCCCTCCGCCAAACAGCGCGATATTTCGCTTCGCCTCGTCGAACTGGCGCGGATGGGAAAACGTGTCCTGCGTCTGAAGGGGGGCGATCCGTTCGTTTTCGGAAGAGGCGGGGAAGAGGCGCTGACGCTTGTCGAGCACAATGTTCCGTTCCGCATCGTCCCCGGCATCAGCGCCGGCATTGGTGGACTGGCCTATGCGGGCATTCCGGTCACGCATCGCGACATCAATCATGCTGTAACATTCCTGACCGGACATAACTCTTCCGGTCTGGTTCCGGATGCCATAAACTGGGACGCAATCGGCAAAGGATCGCCGGTTATCGTCATGTACATGGCCATGAAGCATATCGCGGAAATCAGTGCGAACCTGATCGCTGCGGGACGCTCCCCGTTGGAGCCGGTGGCTTTCGTTTGCAACGCGGCGACCGAAAGCCAGCAGGTGCTGGAGACGACGCTTGGGGAGGCTCCCGCTGCGGTGAGGGCATCCGGCCTCGAGCCGCCGGCTATTGTGGTGGTTGGAGAGGTCGTTCGCCTCAGCGGATCGCTTGATTGGCTTGGTGCATTGGCGGGACGCAAGCTGCAACCTGATCCGTTTCGTCAATCGGAGAGCAAGGAGACGGCATGA
- a CDS encoding chloride channel protein encodes MLLKIDFRRFGLLHTLFDIGRMRALLRRSEMGMVIAGAIVGVISGLAVTAMSLISREMHSLIFGISDVERLSSSQIDNKLLLLTAPVCGGALLGLLLFILAKTRKKPMVDPIEANALHGGRLSLTDSILVAVQNLISNGFGASVGLEAGYTQLAAGLASKLGFKLQLRRSDLRVLVGCGAAGAIAAAFNAPLTGAFYAFELIIGSYTIVSLTPVVVSALVSTVVARLLADGDFLIDVGDFGTVMPADYVPAILLGAFCAGIGILIMQGVAFVEELARKSSIAPPLRPALGGIVVGIFALITPQVLSAGHGALHLNLGRDVAIPVLVGLFVLKAFASAISIGSGFRGGLFFASLFMGALLGKLFAYSAPYFAHATLTPIIYAVVGMSSLAVAVIGGPLTMTFLALEITGDFPITALVLAAVITSSLVVRSTFGYSFATWRFHLRGESIRSAHDVGWIRNLTVDKLMRADVKTAKSGTTLEAFKDKFPIGSAQRVILVDDNGKYVGLVLVPDIYASLTDTDDASKSLDDFLRYRNDFLQPQMNAKQAAAIFDKTESEALAVVNNLVERKVVGQLSEAHTLRRYSEELDRRRREISGEI; translated from the coding sequence ATGCTTCTGAAAATCGATTTCCGCCGTTTTGGCCTGCTCCACACCCTTTTCGACATCGGGCGCATGCGCGCTCTTTTGCGCCGCAGCGAGATGGGAATGGTCATTGCCGGCGCGATCGTCGGCGTCATTTCCGGCCTGGCGGTAACAGCCATGAGCCTCATCTCGCGCGAGATGCACAGCCTGATTTTCGGCATCAGCGACGTGGAAAGACTGAGTTCGTCGCAGATCGACAACAAGCTTTTGCTGCTGACAGCGCCGGTCTGCGGCGGTGCGCTTCTGGGCCTGCTGCTCTTCATCCTCGCGAAGACGCGCAAGAAGCCGATGGTCGACCCGATCGAAGCAAACGCACTGCATGGCGGGCGGCTATCGCTGACCGATAGCATCCTCGTCGCCGTCCAGAACCTGATCTCCAACGGCTTTGGCGCATCGGTGGGACTGGAGGCCGGCTACACCCAGCTTGCGGCCGGCCTGGCGTCGAAGCTCGGGTTCAAGCTGCAACTGCGCCGCTCGGACCTTCGCGTGCTGGTCGGATGTGGCGCGGCCGGCGCGATCGCCGCCGCATTCAACGCCCCGCTGACGGGCGCCTTCTATGCGTTCGAGCTCATCATCGGCTCCTACACGATCGTCTCCCTGACGCCGGTGGTCGTCTCCGCGCTTGTCTCGACCGTTGTGGCAAGGCTGCTCGCCGACGGTGACTTCCTGATCGACGTCGGCGACTTCGGAACCGTCATGCCCGCCGACTACGTCCCGGCCATTCTCCTCGGCGCCTTCTGCGCCGGTATCGGTATTCTGATCATGCAGGGCGTCGCCTTCGTCGAGGAACTGGCGCGCAAGAGCTCGATCGCGCCGCCGCTCCGGCCGGCACTGGGCGGCATCGTCGTCGGCATTTTCGCGCTGATTACACCGCAGGTCCTGTCGGCTGGCCATGGCGCACTGCATCTCAATCTTGGCCGCGACGTCGCCATACCCGTACTGGTGGGCCTGTTCGTTCTGAAGGCCTTTGCTTCGGCGATCTCCATCGGTTCCGGCTTCAGAGGCGGGCTGTTCTTCGCGTCGCTATTCATGGGCGCGCTTCTCGGCAAACTCTTTGCCTATTCCGCACCATACTTCGCCCATGCCACGCTGACACCCATCATCTACGCGGTTGTCGGCATGAGTTCGCTTGCCGTCGCCGTCATCGGCGGTCCGCTGACCATGACGTTTCTTGCGCTTGAAATCACCGGCGACTTTCCGATCACCGCTCTTGTTCTGGCAGCCGTTATCACTTCGTCGCTGGTCGTGCGCAGCACCTTTGGCTACTCCTTCGCCACATGGCGCTTCCATCTCAGGGGTGAGAGCATTCGCAGCGCCCATGATGTCGGCTGGATCCGCAATCTGACGGTCGACAAGCTCATGCGTGCCGATGTCAAGACCGCGAAATCAGGGACCACCCTGGAGGCGTTCAAGGACAAGTTCCCGATCGGCTCCGCCCAGCGCGTCATTCTCGTCGACGACAACGGCAAGTATGTCGGCCTCGTTCTCGTTCCCGATATTTACGCCAGCCTTACCGATACGGACGATGCCAGCAAGTCGCTGGACGATTTCCTGCGCTACCGGAACGACTTCCTGCAGCCACAGATGAACGCGAAGCAGGCAGCCGCGATTTTCGACAAGACGGAAAGCGAAGCGCTCGCCGTCGTCAACAATCTCGTGGAGCGCAAGGTCGTCGGGCAGTTGAGTGAAGCCCATACGTTGCGCCGCTACAGCGAAGAACTGGACCGCCGGCGCCGCGAGATATCGGGCGAAATCTAG
- a CDS encoding cobalamin biosynthesis protein gives MNKVEFDDRRSFVLGLGCERGASPAEVLALARSALQQAGITADDIAAVASIAARTGEPAILNAAQSLAVPVIFFEPDVLERETPRLANPSDIVFKLVGCHGVAESAALAAAGVTAALILPKMKSPHATAAIAKTVLQND, from the coding sequence ATGAACAAGGTTGAATTCGACGATAGGCGCAGCTTCGTGCTCGGCCTCGGCTGCGAACGCGGGGCCTCGCCGGCTGAGGTGTTGGCGCTCGCCAGGTCTGCCCTGCAGCAGGCCGGGATCACAGCCGATGATATTGCCGCTGTCGCTTCGATTGCAGCGCGCACCGGGGAGCCGGCAATTCTGAACGCGGCGCAGAGCCTTGCCGTACCTGTAATCTTCTTCGAACCGGATGTGCTGGAGCGCGAAACGCCGCGCCTTGCCAACCCTTCCGACATCGTCTTCAAACTCGTCGGCTGCCACGGTGTTGCCGAGTCTGCGGCGCTTGCGGCGGCAGGCGTGACGGCGGCTCTCATCCTGCCGAAAATGAAATCGCCGCATGCGACGGCCGCGATTGCAAAGACGGTGTTGCAGAACGACTAA
- the cobO gene encoding cob(I)yrinic acid a,c-diamide adenosyltransferase, with amino-acid sequence MTDETTEAAGHADARHAEKMAKKKAARDKIMASKTDEKGLIIVHTGKGKGKSSSAFGMIFRHIAHGKPSAVVQFIKGAMWTGERDLIEKHFSDVCQFHTMGEGFTWETQDRARDVAAAGAAWEKAKELIRDERNSMVLLDEINIALRYDYLDINEVVEFLKNEKPYMTHVVLTGRNAKDELIEIADLVTEMELIKHPFRSGIKGQPGVEF; translated from the coding sequence ATGACCGACGAAACCACAGAAGCCGCTGGCCACGCCGACGCCCGCCACGCCGAGAAGATGGCGAAGAAGAAGGCCGCCCGCGACAAGATCATGGCCTCAAAGACCGACGAGAAGGGCCTGATCATCGTCCATACTGGCAAGGGCAAGGGCAAGTCGTCGTCCGCCTTCGGAATGATCTTTCGGCACATCGCGCACGGCAAGCCTTCGGCTGTCGTGCAGTTCATCAAGGGCGCGATGTGGACCGGCGAGCGCGATCTGATCGAGAAGCACTTCTCCGATGTCTGCCAGTTCCACACCATGGGCGAGGGTTTCACCTGGGAGACGCAGGATCGCGCCCGCGATGTCGCGGCGGCGGGTGCCGCCTGGGAGAAGGCGAAAGAGCTGATCCGCGACGAGCGCAATTCGATGGTGCTGCTCGACGAGATCAACATCGCGCTTCGCTATGATTACCTCGACATCAACGAGGTGGTGGAGTTCCTGAAGAACGAGAAGCCGTATATGACTCACGTCGTTCTGACGGGTCGCAACGCCAAGGACGAACTGATCGAGATCGCCGATCTCGTCACCGAGATGGAGCTGATCAAGCATCCGTTCCGCTCGGGCATCAAGGGCCAACCGGGCGTGGAGTTCTGA
- a CDS encoding EamA family transporter produces MTQSWIFWAVLSAAFAALTAIFAKIGVAGVNSDLATLIRTVVIVFIISAIVAATGQWQPLSSISGKTWLFLCLSGAATGASWLAYFRALKIGDAARVAPIDKLSIVLVAVFGVVFLGEKLNLMNWLGVGLIAGGALLIALF; encoded by the coding sequence ATGACGCAGAGCTGGATTTTCTGGGCGGTGCTTTCGGCGGCTTTCGCCGCATTGACGGCGATATTTGCCAAGATCGGCGTCGCCGGGGTCAATTCCGATCTCGCCACCCTGATCCGCACCGTCGTCATCGTCTTCATCATCAGCGCCATTGTCGCGGCTACCGGGCAGTGGCAGCCATTGTCGAGCATCTCAGGCAAGACGTGGCTGTTCCTCTGCCTTTCGGGAGCGGCAACCGGCGCCTCGTGGCTTGCCTATTTTCGCGCGCTGAAAATCGGCGATGCCGCACGTGTCGCCCCGATCGACAAGCTGTCGATCGTCCTTGTCGCGGTCTTCGGCGTCGTCTTTCTCGGCGAGAAGCTGAACCTCATGAACTGGCTCGGCGTGGGCCTGATTGCCGGCGGGGCGCTATTGATCGCTCTGTTCTAG